In the Paenibacillus pabuli genome, one interval contains:
- a CDS encoding GH32 C-terminal domain-containing protein, with protein MIQASNNRGLMMSWAFDEGSGATTVESVSQLKDDIQYVFNQAEFTEPRDPQWRQGVIGSGLLFDGYSTYISHPVKKGESNDQLESGAALSIGVWVAPRSYEWGSEGKLAAIVNHHNKDRNEGYLLGMYRHGSWSFQVGLEGGDWKEVWSPDGNELPKNEWSYVNAVFDGNQGEMKLYLNGREIASTALPRGSRIAQATDTELLIGKNNHSSLLVERFSLHMFSGILDELNIYSRVLSLEEVVGSYHDVLDAYGGALPQLSYDEIKLDRTPLLADRHRPQYHVSPPAHWMNEPHAPIYFAGQYHLFYQHNPLGPFFHQIHWGHWVSKDLVHWRDLPVALAPEKDQLAPDGIWSGSAAYDADGLPVLFFTAGNDKASPNQSVALARSTYSLDKEPDLVHWVKHPEPLIVQKDGMGAFGDFRDPYVWKEDNQWFALVGSGMEGEGGAALAFVSQDMLNWTYKGPFFEADIQKYPYLGPIWELPVFLPLGSNQQGENKHLLLVSPVGQGADVEVFYWIGQFDKQNVSFIPDQEEPQLIDVGDFHFTGPSGMVDPKTGRKIVFTIAQGDRTPDLEYKSGWAHNGGLPLSVYLRDDGRLGIEPIQELQSLRGTKLLSLSAKPLAEANDLLQDVRGDMLEIRLEIEPGTAKQFGIKIRRTPEGEEETLLFYDKNECMLAVDRTKSTLHPGEQCSGVQGGKLDLLDENLKLHIYLDRSMVEAYANGLKSLTTRVYPSRKDALGLEIWGDGELLVKSMDIWEMKSIW; from the coding sequence ATGATCCAAGCATCCAATAACCGGGGGTTGATGATGTCCTGGGCTTTCGATGAAGGATCAGGTGCCACCACTGTGGAGAGCGTGTCGCAATTAAAAGATGATATTCAGTATGTATTTAATCAAGCAGAATTCACAGAACCCCGTGACCCCCAGTGGAGACAAGGAGTAATCGGAAGTGGCCTCCTTTTTGATGGATACTCGACTTATATTTCCCATCCAGTCAAAAAAGGAGAATCAAACGACCAGCTAGAGAGTGGAGCCGCTCTCAGTATAGGAGTTTGGGTAGCACCGCGTTCTTATGAATGGGGTTCTGAAGGCAAATTGGCTGCCATAGTGAATCACCACAATAAAGATCGAAACGAGGGGTATTTGCTTGGTATGTACCGTCACGGCTCCTGGTCCTTTCAAGTCGGTCTTGAAGGAGGAGATTGGAAGGAAGTATGGTCACCAGACGGTAATGAACTCCCAAAGAACGAATGGTCTTACGTAAATGCTGTATTTGATGGGAACCAAGGAGAGATGAAGCTGTATTTAAACGGCAGAGAAATCGCATCGACGGCTTTGCCTCGGGGTTCCCGCATAGCCCAAGCAACAGACACGGAACTGCTCATCGGTAAGAATAACCACAGTAGCCTGTTAGTTGAAAGATTTAGCCTTCATATGTTTAGCGGTATCCTGGATGAGCTCAACATCTATAGTCGGGTTTTAAGCTTGGAAGAGGTGGTCGGTTCTTATCATGATGTGTTGGACGCTTATGGAGGAGCGCTGCCGCAGCTATCTTACGATGAGATCAAGCTAGATCGGACACCGCTGCTGGCTGATCGACATAGACCCCAATATCATGTTAGTCCGCCGGCTCATTGGATGAACGAGCCTCATGCACCCATCTATTTTGCCGGACAATACCACTTATTCTATCAGCATAACCCTCTTGGGCCGTTCTTTCATCAGATTCACTGGGGACATTGGGTAAGTAAGGATCTCGTTCATTGGCGGGATCTTCCTGTAGCCCTGGCCCCTGAAAAAGATCAACTCGCCCCGGACGGGATCTGGTCGGGAAGTGCAGCATATGATGCAGACGGTCTACCTGTCTTGTTTTTTACGGCAGGGAATGATAAGGCTTCGCCGAATCAGAGCGTGGCCCTTGCTCGAAGCACGTATTCTCTGGATAAAGAGCCCGATCTGGTTCACTGGGTCAAACATCCGGAGCCTTTAATTGTACAAAAGGATGGGATGGGTGCATTCGGCGATTTCCGCGATCCGTATGTATGGAAGGAAGACAACCAGTGGTTCGCTTTGGTTGGATCGGGAATGGAAGGAGAAGGTGGGGCAGCACTGGCCTTTGTATCACAGGATATGCTGAATTGGACGTACAAAGGGCCATTCTTTGAAGCTGACATTCAGAAGTATCCGTATCTTGGACCGATCTGGGAGCTCCCCGTGTTCCTTCCACTAGGTAGTAACCAGCAGGGAGAGAACAAACATCTCCTGCTCGTAAGTCCTGTGGGACAGGGAGCAGATGTCGAGGTATTCTATTGGATTGGTCAATTTGACAAGCAAAACGTATCATTCATTCCGGATCAAGAGGAGCCTCAGCTGATTGACGTTGGTGATTTCCATTTTACGGGTCCGAGCGGAATGGTTGATCCCAAGACTGGTAGAAAGATCGTATTCACGATAGCTCAAGGTGACCGAACGCCCGACTTGGAATATAAATCGGGTTGGGCTCATAATGGAGGCTTACCGCTAAGTGTGTATTTGCGAGACGATGGACGGTTAGGTATTGAGCCGATTCAAGAACTTCAATCCTTACGCGGCACCAAGCTGCTTTCGTTAAGTGCCAAGCCACTGGCTGAGGCAAATGATTTGCTACAAGATGTTCGGGGGGACATGCTAGAGATCCGGTTGGAAATAGAACCGGGGACTGCCAAACAATTCGGAATTAAAATTCGACGTACACCGGAGGGAGAAGAAGAGACACTACTGTTTTATGATAAAAACGAGTGTATGCTCGCTGTAGATCGGACGAAAAGCACGCTTCATCCAGGAGAACAATGTAGTGGAGTTCAAGGTGGTAAGCTCGACCTCCTAGATGAAAATTTGAAGCTACACATTTATTTGGACCGCTCCATGGTCGAAGCGTATGCCAACGGTTTGAAAAGCCTAACGACCCGGGTGTATCCAAGCCGTAAGGATGCTTTGGGGCTTGAGATCTGGGGAGATGGTGAACTGTTGGTTAAATCAATGGATATATGGGAAATGAAATCCATTTGGTAA
- a CDS encoding GH32 C-terminal domain-containing protein yields MRNVKTRRTWISRMVIWVMILQLVAPVISAAAETEVERDLISKADADLSITDAVYQIQNPGFETGDLTGWTVVKGNAFGPNSVSDETTWWAEEIPYNAEGEYHLNGWKNDEAATGTLRSSTFKLSGSGWISFKLGGGKNPNKVYVNIVEADTGRVIARYGNSAFADVGFPDPDQGMRLANMEQYKADLSEYLGKKLYVEIVDNATSDWGVIFADAFFMYHESEPAEGIAATDIKPDFERYQIENPSFETGSLTGWTVVEGEAFGPNSVSNETTYWVEQIPYNQEGTYHLNGLKYNETATGTLRSSTFELGGTGWITFRLGGGKHTDQLYMSVIDADTGNVIARYGNTEFNESGFPDPAQGLRLANMEQYKADLSKYIGKKLYVEIVDRGHSDWGVIFADAFHTFHEVVPEEGVMAENIMPTEIGNPSFETGNLEGWNVEGNAFQVTDEARAGKDGNFYVKSSMEEKGTITSNTFTLQGTGTIDFTVLNIQGSPDDAFVGLYDASSDALLFHTSNVSDNEKISWKAQEHYNKKLYIKVVDLSSDASIAVDAFQAHGTGDIFYMNLDEGAGKKALEQISNLEHDVDYVFNNARYMASKDPRWTPRGVKGGALLFDGYSNQIEVKGKDVLPVSDALTLEAWVAPRSYEWGDGNKLSAIVNQSDQDKAEGFALGMYRHGTWSMQVGIGGQWIQVWVKDHPLEKYKWNYVAATFDKKDGMIKLYLNGEEVASQTTPVNIPITPSAESLIIGKNNKPVELAGLFSYNMFSGLIDEVKLQNKALTGQEILAEYEKVKSLHGGSVPDIPDGDIDEDPSVFDGDQHRPQYHAMPPQNWMNEAHAPIYYNGKYHLFYQHNPQGPYWHQIHWGHWVSDDMVHWENVRPALAPEAGTLDPDGAWSGSAAYDRDGNPVLFYTAGNDSLSPNQRTGIATPADLSDPNLEQWVKFPEPVTEQNGNGIHNEFRDPFVWYDEEVDKWYQLVTSGLEDFSSGTALVYVSDDMYNWEYKGPLYVSDRSVYPELGTVWELPVLLPIGKDSTGKQKYIFMINPHEKPEHVPPANDVQRDVEVFYWIGTWDRDNFRFIPDQESPSKMDVGDGYLTAESGMVTPDGRTVIYSMVQNVRTPQAEYQAGWAHNLALPVSLSLDEHEDLRIEPIEELQSLRGDKVVDFSDENMTTANQLIKDVKGDMLEIVMEIEPGDAEKFGLKVRRSDNGQEETFIYYDKSNGTFNVDRTKSSIDPDVRVDGIQGGYVDLDGENVKLHIFLDRSVVEAFANYKKKLTTRVYVGRYDSLGLQIWADQDITIKSMEVWNMKALTGEAAAPVDIPANWDNTVYTDITELPNHDFATGDLSGWITEGDAFQDVHVTDTSFFWDTIYFNPSHKIPGGYHLWGFNESAGGDSLTGTLRTVNFVLGGNGKINFLLSGGRDMDKLYVALVRVSDGKTLFKETASNYEEYQRKIWDASEYIGEELYIKVVDQSTSGFGHINVDDFNVPVKIP; encoded by the coding sequence ATGAGGAATGTAAAAACAAGGAGAACCTGGATCTCCAGAATGGTCATATGGGTAATGATTCTCCAGCTTGTTGCTCCTGTCATATCGGCTGCAGCCGAAACTGAGGTGGAAAGAGATCTCATTTCAAAAGCTGATGCGGATTTGTCCATTACGGATGCAGTTTATCAAATCCAGAATCCCGGATTTGAAACTGGCGATTTGACGGGATGGACTGTAGTTAAAGGCAATGCGTTCGGTCCAAACAGCGTATCAGACGAAACCACTTGGTGGGCAGAAGAAATCCCGTATAACGCGGAAGGTGAGTATCATTTAAACGGGTGGAAGAATGACGAAGCAGCAACCGGGACACTTCGTTCTAGCACATTTAAACTGAGCGGAAGCGGATGGATCAGTTTTAAGCTTGGCGGTGGAAAAAATCCTAATAAGGTATATGTGAATATCGTGGAAGCGGATACAGGGCGAGTTATTGCTAGGTACGGTAACAGCGCCTTCGCTGATGTTGGCTTCCCAGATCCTGACCAGGGCATGCGGCTTGCGAACATGGAGCAGTATAAGGCCGATCTTTCCGAATATCTGGGCAAGAAGCTGTATGTCGAGATCGTAGACAATGCAACCTCGGATTGGGGCGTGATATTTGCGGATGCCTTCTTCATGTACCATGAATCTGAACCGGCTGAAGGAATTGCAGCCACAGATATCAAGCCGGATTTTGAACGATATCAAATTGAAAATCCAAGCTTTGAAACCGGGAGCTTAACAGGCTGGACGGTTGTAGAAGGTGAGGCGTTTGGTCCAAACAGCGTATCGAACGAAACAACCTATTGGGTCGAACAAATCCCGTATAACCAGGAAGGCACTTATCATTTAAACGGGTTGAAGTATAACGAGACGGCGACGGGTACGCTTCGTTCCAGCACCTTCGAGTTGGGGGGAACAGGCTGGATTACCTTCAGACTGGGCGGAGGTAAGCATACGGATCAATTGTATATGAGCGTCATCGATGCGGATACAGGAAACGTGATTGCCAGGTACGGAAACACCGAATTTAACGAGTCCGGGTTCCCAGATCCGGCACAGGGCCTGAGACTCGCGAATATGGAGCAATATAAAGCCGATCTGTCCAAGTATATAGGCAAGAAGCTATATGTGGAGATCGTTGATCGTGGTCATTCCGATTGGGGAGTAATCTTTGCGGACGCTTTTCACACCTTCCATGAAGTTGTACCCGAAGAAGGTGTCATGGCAGAGAACATAATGCCGACAGAGATTGGAAATCCCAGTTTCGAAACTGGAAATTTGGAAGGCTGGAACGTAGAAGGCAATGCTTTCCAAGTGACTGACGAAGCACGGGCCGGCAAAGATGGGAACTTCTATGTCAAGTCCTCTATGGAAGAAAAAGGTACCATCACTTCCAATACGTTTACGCTGCAGGGCACCGGGACCATTGATTTCACTGTGTTAAACATCCAAGGCAGTCCTGACGACGCTTTCGTCGGTCTTTATGATGCAAGCAGCGATGCATTACTTTTCCATACAAGCAATGTGAGCGATAACGAGAAAATTTCCTGGAAAGCTCAGGAACATTATAACAAAAAGCTCTATATAAAGGTTGTAGACCTATCCAGTGACGCTAGCATTGCAGTAGATGCCTTTCAAGCTCATGGAACGGGAGACATTTTCTATATGAACCTTGATGAAGGTGCGGGGAAGAAGGCACTTGAGCAAATAAGCAACCTTGAGCATGATGTGGACTACGTATTTAACAATGCCAGATATATGGCCTCCAAGGACCCGAGATGGACTCCGCGCGGAGTAAAAGGCGGTGCCCTGTTGTTCGATGGCTACTCCAATCAAATTGAGGTCAAGGGAAAGGATGTCCTTCCTGTAAGTGACGCGTTAACGCTTGAAGCATGGGTCGCCCCACGCAGCTACGAATGGGGAGACGGAAACAAGTTGTCTGCAATCGTAAACCAGTCCGATCAGGATAAAGCGGAAGGTTTTGCTCTAGGCATGTATCGGCACGGTACATGGTCCATGCAGGTCGGGATTGGAGGCCAGTGGATTCAAGTTTGGGTAAAGGATCATCCACTCGAAAAATACAAGTGGAATTATGTAGCTGCTACTTTTGATAAAAAGGATGGAATGATTAAGTTGTACCTGAACGGTGAGGAAGTGGCCTCCCAAACAACCCCCGTCAACATTCCAATTACACCATCTGCAGAAAGCTTGATTATTGGTAAAAATAATAAACCCGTAGAATTAGCCGGTTTATTCTCTTACAATATGTTTTCCGGTCTCATTGATGAAGTGAAGCTGCAAAACAAAGCTCTCACTGGTCAGGAGATCCTTGCTGAGTATGAGAAGGTGAAGTCACTTCACGGCGGTTCGGTCCCAGATATTCCGGATGGTGATATTGATGAGGACCCGAGTGTGTTTGACGGTGATCAGCACCGTCCTCAGTATCATGCGATGCCACCGCAAAACTGGATGAATGAAGCACATGCGCCCATTTACTATAACGGCAAATACCATTTATTTTATCAGCATAACCCACAAGGTCCATACTGGCATCAAATCCACTGGGGACATTGGGTGAGTGATGATATGGTGCATTGGGAAAATGTGAGGCCTGCTCTTGCCCCCGAAGCAGGCACGCTTGATCCGGATGGTGCATGGTCAGGCAGTGCTGCATATGATCGCGACGGAAATCCCGTTTTGTTTTATACCGCCGGCAATGACTCCCTGTCTCCGAATCAAAGGACAGGAATTGCGACACCGGCCGATTTGTCCGACCCCAATTTAGAACAATGGGTGAAATTCCCTGAACCAGTTACAGAGCAGAACGGAAATGGTATCCATAATGAGTTTCGCGACCCATTTGTTTGGTACGACGAAGAGGTAGACAAATGGTATCAGTTAGTGACCTCCGGTCTTGAAGACTTCAGCAGCGGCACAGCTTTAGTGTATGTTTCCGACGACATGTACAATTGGGAATATAAAGGGCCGCTGTACGTTAGTGACAGAAGCGTCTATCCGGAACTGGGCACCGTGTGGGAACTTCCGGTACTACTGCCAATAGGCAAAGACAGTACAGGGAAGCAAAAGTATATTTTCATGATTAACCCCCATGAAAAGCCAGAACATGTTCCTCCAGCAAACGATGTTCAAAGAGATGTTGAGGTTTTTTACTGGATTGGTACATGGGACCGAGATAACTTTAGGTTTATTCCTGATCAGGAGTCTCCTTCCAAAATGGATGTTGGCGATGGATATTTAACTGCAGAAAGTGGTATGGTGACACCCGATGGAAGAACGGTCATTTACTCCATGGTGCAAAATGTAAGAACACCACAAGCGGAATACCAAGCAGGGTGGGCTCATAACCTCGCTTTGCCCGTTTCACTCAGCCTGGATGAGCATGAAGACTTGCGCATTGAACCGATTGAGGAATTGCAGAGTCTTCGGGGCGATAAGGTGGTTGATTTTTCAGATGAAAATATGACTACTGCGAATCAATTGATTAAGGATGTTAAAGGTGACATGCTGGAGATTGTCATGGAAATTGAGCCAGGTGATGCGGAAAAATTCGGTCTTAAGGTACGACGATCCGATAATGGTCAGGAAGAAACATTCATTTACTACGATAAATCTAACGGGACTTTTAATGTGGATCGGACGAAGAGCAGCATTGATCCGGATGTACGCGTGGATGGCATTCAAGGTGGATACGTAGATCTGGACGGAGAAAATGTGAAGCTTCACATCTTCCTCGATCGTTCGGTTGTTGAAGCCTTTGCCAATTATAAGAAAAAACTTACAACCCGCGTTTACGTCGGCCGATACGACTCATTGGGTTTGCAGATTTGGGCAGATCAGGATATCACGATCAAGTCAATGGAAGTATGGAATATGAAAGCCCTAACCGGTGAGGCGGCAGCACCAGTGGACATACCAGCCAACTGGGACAACACCGTGTATACGGATATTACGGAACTACCTAACCATGATTTTGCTACAGGAGATTTGAGCGGTTGGATCACGGAAGGAGATGCGTTCCAGGATGTACATGTGACCGACACTTCTTTTTTCTGGGACACGATCTATTTCAATCCGTCACATAAGATTCCTGGCGGATATCACTTATGGGGATTTAATGAGTCAGCCGGTGGTGACAGCTTAACGGGGACGCTGAGAACAGTAAATTTTGTCCTTGGCGGGAATGGGAAAATCAATTTCCTTTTAAGTGGTGGCCGTGATATGGATAAGCTTTATGTTGCGCTAGTCCGAGTATCAGACGGTAAAACGTTATTTAAGGAGACAGCATCGAATTATGAAGAATACCAAAGGAAAATCTGGGATGCTTCGGAATACATCGGTGAGGAGCTCTATATTAAGGTAGTTGATCAATCCACTAGTGGATTTGGACATATTAACGTGGATGATTTCAATGTACCGGTTAAGATTCCTTAA
- a CDS encoding serine hydrolase domain-containing protein, with amino-acid sequence MEMEREKLLSSDDMVGKFVPNVENDYLNKITLKNLATHTSGLPILATNHNLAKKRANPYSMYTEQDLTAFLSNADYTDSIGSFGYSNIGVAILGNILCKVSGSKYDELLKRYITSPLKMDERAVMLDSEQDGRFLNGHASTGKRVPHWDLSIHEGAGGIKSSVRDLSLFVQANLNDDNPIASTLQKSHLPMWIGNSNRYFGWGEDKLLDQGILWHNGGTAGFNSYLAFNKELRVGVVLLSNYSFFTNVLMDYYIAQFIKWITKKEPSQGTMIDSTGKKILEAILSSEKSLN; translated from the coding sequence TTGGAAATGGAACGGGAAAAACTGCTTTCCTCGGATGACATGGTTGGTAAGTTCGTGCCAAATGTTGAAAATGATTATTTGAATAAAATTACCTTGAAAAACCTTGCTACTCATACCTCGGGATTACCTATATTGGCAACCAACCACAATCTGGCTAAAAAAAGAGCAAATCCTTATTCAATGTATACCGAGCAAGATTTAACTGCATTTTTATCTAATGCTGACTACACGGATAGCATCGGTTCGTTTGGATATTCCAATATCGGTGTGGCCATACTGGGAAACATTCTATGTAAGGTGTCAGGAAGCAAGTATGACGAACTGTTAAAAAGATATATAACGAGTCCATTAAAGATGGATGAGAGAGCCGTTATGCTGGATTCAGAACAGGATGGCAGGTTTTTGAATGGACATGCTTCTACTGGGAAAAGAGTCCCTCATTGGGATCTTTCTATACATGAAGGAGCTGGAGGAATTAAGTCCTCTGTTCGCGATTTGAGTTTATTTGTCCAAGCCAATCTAAATGATGATAATCCGATAGCCTCTACGCTACAAAAAAGTCATCTCCCGATGTGGATCGGAAATTCAAACCGTTATTTTGGCTGGGGTGAGGATAAACTTCTAGATCAAGGTATACTCTGGCATAACGGGGGTACAGCTGGTTTTAATAGTTATTTAGCTTTCAACAAGGAACTCCGTGTAGGAGTTGTATTGCTATCAAATTATTCTTTTTTCACCAATGTGCTGATGGATTATTATATTGCTCAATTCATAAAATGGATTACTAAAAAAGAGCCTTCTCAAGGAACTATGATAGACTCCACAGGTAAAAAAATATTGGAAGCAATCTTAAGTAGTGAAAAGTCATTAAACTAA
- a CDS encoding alpha/beta hydrolase family protein, with translation MRFLEMLLFFLSVCLLVLLFVYNQRIRKSTLLVTSGASFIFLVVHLLVEGYRIQLLFLYGFIILMFILSVIGIFITPNFVWNISRIRRVLGRLFIVIGLIATGGFLYVFPVFDLPVPTGELKVGTQVFHFIDSSREETFGKTAKGKRELMVQVWYPAQAGTGNYAPFIPDTQILRYMAGNYGLPGFLFQHLKYVSNHAYLEAKVSSKLNAYPLILASPGFGSSRFLHTTQAEHLASHGYIVAVIDHTYNTFATEFPDGRITTDTTNELFSPDQDYRETRRIRDKLGKVLTKDVIFTLDQFELIQTGQIPSNLKGRMDLGHIGVFGHSIGGATAYDASYDPRIAVGIDLDGGLYRLSDREGLRKPFLFINSESYLEKLKMVMEKRVYTDAELKRMGSTREWEDQVTEDKKLELERMRLAVDEGGQILYIENTEHLNFTDVQFISPIFNMLGITGKIAPARANFAINAYMLDFFDLYLKNQNGTLMKGPNNCFPEVKFVDSLL, from the coding sequence GTGAGATTTTTAGAGATGCTGCTTTTCTTTTTAAGTGTTTGTTTGTTGGTGCTCCTGTTCGTTTACAATCAACGTATTCGAAAATCAACCCTCCTCGTGACAAGCGGAGCAAGCTTCATTTTTTTAGTGGTACATTTGCTTGTCGAAGGATACAGGATTCAACTTTTATTTCTATACGGATTCATAATTCTGATGTTTATTCTTTCGGTTATAGGCATTTTCATAACGCCGAATTTCGTTTGGAACATCTCTCGAATCCGAAGGGTACTCGGCAGACTATTTATCGTGATAGGGCTAATTGCCACTGGGGGCTTCCTCTACGTATTTCCGGTCTTCGACCTTCCGGTGCCAACCGGCGAGTTGAAGGTAGGCACGCAAGTCTTTCATTTTATCGATTCAAGCCGGGAGGAGACATTTGGAAAAACCGCGAAAGGTAAAAGGGAATTGATGGTTCAGGTATGGTATCCGGCTCAGGCTGGCACTGGAAATTACGCTCCTTTTATTCCTGATACTCAGATTTTACGTTATATGGCTGGGAATTATGGCCTTCCCGGGTTTCTTTTTCAACATCTAAAGTATGTATCCAATCATGCTTATTTGGAGGCCAAAGTCTCTTCGAAACTGAACGCATACCCACTGATTCTTGCAAGTCCAGGGTTTGGCTCTTCCAGGTTCCTCCACACGACGCAAGCCGAGCATCTCGCGAGTCACGGATATATCGTGGCAGTAATCGATCACACCTACAATACATTTGCAACCGAATTTCCGGACGGTCGAATCACAACCGACACAACCAACGAGTTATTCTCGCCTGATCAGGATTATAGGGAGACTAGAAGAATTCGCGACAAGTTGGGAAAAGTGCTAACTAAGGATGTAATATTTACGCTGGACCAATTCGAGCTTATCCAAACGGGACAGATTCCAAGTAATCTAAAAGGGAGGATGGATCTCGGTCATATCGGGGTGTTTGGTCATTCCATTGGCGGAGCGACGGCTTATGACGCTTCATACGATCCGCGAATCGCGGTTGGAATAGACCTTGATGGAGGGCTTTATCGTTTGAGTGACAGAGAGGGTCTGCGAAAGCCGTTTTTGTTTATCAACTCGGAAAGCTATCTCGAAAAATTAAAAATGGTGATGGAAAAACGGGTCTACACGGATGCAGAGCTTAAACGTATGGGCTCAACAAGAGAGTGGGAGGATCAAGTAACGGAAGACAAAAAGTTAGAGCTTGAGAGGATGCGACTAGCGGTCGACGAAGGGGGGCAAATCCTCTATATAGAAAATACGGAACATTTGAATTTTACCGATGTACAGTTCATTTCTCCGATTTTCAACATGCTAGGCATTACAGGAAAGATCGCACCCGCAAGAGCAAACTTCGCTATCAATGCATACATGCTGGATTTCTTCGATTTGTACCTAAAAAATCAAAATGGAACCTTAATGAAAGGACCGAATAACTGCTTTCCAGAAGTGAAATTCGTAGACTCACTATTATAA
- a CDS encoding alpha/beta fold hydrolase — MIHSGGVDSRVWRYMVPELAQSFNIITFDGRGTGRSAAMQEPTSLVEDLRKLLEHLGLNRVTLVGHSMGGQVATDFTLLYPSMVKQLVVIAPSLTGFVYSQEFTNYMTSVNAAAPDISKLVGLSLAGPNYRATMASPHGSFLSEMHAHYMTRVFTEWRSFEVLWPEPPTIERLEQIAVSTLFIQGTIEWPDMYNIAEHFKRVPAIQFAEIQGADHMLILTHAKQLANCIQHFILGEHDNAVDPRSE; from the coding sequence ATGATTCACTCGGGAGGTGTCGACTCAAGGGTGTGGAGGTATATGGTGCCGGAACTAGCGCAATCCTTCAATATCATTACCTTCGATGGTCGAGGAACCGGTCGCTCGGCTGCAATGCAAGAGCCGACTTCACTTGTGGAAGATCTGCGCAAACTTCTCGAACATCTCGGGCTAAATCGTGTAACACTTGTCGGCCATTCCATGGGTGGGCAGGTCGCGACTGATTTTACGTTATTATATCCTTCCATGGTGAAGCAACTTGTGGTGATTGCTCCTTCATTGACGGGATTTGTATATTCGCAGGAATTCACCAATTATATGACATCGGTGAATGCGGCCGCTCCCGATATTTCTAAGCTTGTGGGGTTGTCCTTAGCTGGGCCGAACTATCGGGCTACGATGGCTAGCCCCCATGGGAGTTTTCTCAGTGAAATGCATGCTCACTACATGACAAGAGTATTTACCGAGTGGAGATCCTTTGAGGTCCTGTGGCCAGAGCCGCCTACGATTGAACGGTTAGAGCAAATTGCAGTAAGTACTCTATTCATACAAGGAACAATAGAATGGCCGGACATGTATAATATCGCCGAACATTTCAAGCGTGTCCCTGCGATTCAGTTTGCCGAAATCCAAGGGGCCGATCATATGCTTATCCTAACTCATGCGAAACAACTAGCAAATTGCATCCAACATTTTATACTGGGAGAGCACGATAATGCCGTGGATCCAAGAAGTGAATGA
- the licT gene encoding BglG family transcription antiterminator LicT, producing the protein MRFKKSLNNNIALVEDDEGCEVIVIGTGIGFKKAKGQYLDRDQIQKMFRVEANDKYQQIEQFFNDIPLQIIDITDEIIEIGQEKIGKKLNSSILLTLADHIHFALERHKSGMDVQNPLHWDIRHLYPVEYRVGVQAVDRINEAFHVTMSPSEASSIALHFVNSQLDSGSMNQTIKITKMINESLEIMSQHFGIALDQESVNYSRFITHLRYFIVRQMNREILSFKDQHFLYDVLSERYPSSFQCAQEIKEFMERQHEFTITPDEMVYLMIHIERVTSHSDAD; encoded by the coding sequence ATGAGATTCAAAAAGTCACTGAATAACAACATCGCCCTTGTCGAAGACGACGAAGGTTGCGAGGTGATTGTCATAGGCACAGGCATTGGTTTCAAAAAGGCCAAAGGGCAATACCTTGATCGGGACCAGATCCAGAAAATGTTCAGAGTTGAAGCCAATGACAAATACCAGCAAATCGAACAATTTTTCAACGATATTCCTCTGCAAATCATCGATATAACCGATGAGATTATTGAAATAGGTCAGGAGAAGATTGGGAAAAAACTTAACAGTTCGATCCTGTTGACCCTTGCGGATCATATTCATTTTGCACTTGAACGCCATAAAAGCGGTATGGATGTGCAGAATCCCCTTCACTGGGACATACGGCATCTGTATCCTGTGGAATATCGTGTGGGCGTACAAGCCGTGGACCGGATTAACGAAGCTTTTCACGTAACGATGTCCCCTAGCGAAGCGAGTTCCATTGCACTTCACTTCGTGAATTCGCAGCTCGACTCAGGCAGCATGAACCAAACGATAAAAATTACTAAAATGATCAATGAAAGCCTAGAGATCATGTCCCAACATTTCGGCATTGCGCTGGATCAGGAGTCTGTGAACTATTCCAGATTCATCACCCATCTGCGTTACTTCATCGTCCGCCAAATGAACCGGGAGATACTTTCGTTCAAGGATCAGCATTTTTTGTATGACGTGTTATCGGAACGTTATCCTTCCAGCTTTCAATGTGCGCAAGAAATAAAGGAGTTTATGGAACGGCAGCATGAGTTCACCATTACTCCTGATGAGATGGTTTACCTAATGATTCACATCGAGAGAGTGACGTCGCATTCCGATGCGGACTAA